One genomic window of Globicephala melas chromosome 8, mGloMel1.2, whole genome shotgun sequence includes the following:
- the LRRC32 gene encoding transforming growth factor beta activator LRRC32 produces MSHRILLLLAVLTLGLATSQHRDKVPCKKVDKEVLCRGLGLLQVPSVLPRDIEVLDLSGNQLRSILASPLGFYTALLHLDLSANEISFLQPGVFQALPHLEHLNLAHNRLAVGTALSTGGLGPLPHLTSLDLSGNSLYSGLAERLLAEAPALRSLSLAENSLTRLGRHTFWGTPALERLDLHSNVLMDIEDGAFEALPHLAHLNLSRNSLTCISDFSLQQLRVLDLSCNSIEAFQTAPEPRAQYQLAWLDLRENKLLHFPDLAALPRLIYLNVSNNLIRLPAGPPQGGEGLHAPSEGWSALPFSNPGRNASTQPLSQLLNLDLSYNEIELVPEGFLEHLTSLRFLNLSRNCLRAFEAPRVGSLPCLARLDMSHNALETLELGARALGSLQTLLLQDNALRDLPPYTFAGLASLQRLNLQGNRVSPCGGPGEPGPVGCVAFSGVSSLRVLNLADNEMETLRAGAFLHTPLTELDLSANPGLDVATGALAGLEGSLEVLALQGNGLAVLQVDLPCFSCLKRLNLAENRLSRLPTWTQAVSLEVLDLRNNSFSLLPGSAMGGLETSLRRLYLQGNPLSCCGNGWLAAQLHQGRVDVDATQDLICRFGSQEEVSLSHVRPEDCEKGGLKNVNLIIILTFALVCAILLTTLAACCCVRRQKFNQQYKA; encoded by the exons ATGAGCCACCGGATCCTGCTGCTTCTGGCCGTGCTGACCCTGGGCCTGGCTACCTCCCAACACCGAGACAAGGTGCCCTGTAAGAAG GTGGACAAGGAAGTCTTGTGCCGGGGCCTTGGCCTACTCCAGGTCCCCTCGGTGCTCCCACGGGACATTGAGGTCCTCGACCTGTCTGGGAACCAGCTGCGGAGCATCCTGGCCTCGCCCCTGGGCTTCTACACAGCGCTTCTTCACCTGGACCTGAGCGCCAACGAGATTAGCTTCCTCCAGCCAGGGGTCTTCCAGGCCCTGCCCCACCTGGAGCACCTCAACCTGGCCCACAACCGCCTGGCGGTGGGCACGGCGCTGAGCACTGGGGGTCTGGGTCCCCTGCCACACCTGACGTCCCTGGACCTGTCTGGCAACAGCCTGTACAGTGGCCTGGCGGAGCGGCTGCTGGCGGAGGCACCCGCCCTGCGCAGCCTCTCGCTGGCGGAGAACAGCCTGACGCGCCTGGGCCGCCACACCTTCTGGGGCACGCCCGCGCTCGAGCGGCTGGACCTTCACAGCAACGTGCTGATGGACATCGAGGACGGAGCCTTCGAGGCCCTGCCCCACCTGGCACACCTCAACCTCTCCAGGAACTCCCTCACCTGCATCTCCGACTTCAGCCTCCAGCAGCTGCGGGTCCTAGACCTGAGCTGCAACAGTATTGAGGCCTTTCAGACGGCCCCGGAGCCCCGGGCCCAGTATCAGCTCGCCTGGCTTGACCTGCGGGAGAACAAACTGCTCCACTTCCCCGACCTGGCCGCACTTCCAAGACTCATCTACCTGAATGTGTCTAACAACCTCATCCGCCTCCCTGCGGGGCCGCCCCAGGGCGGCGAGGGCCTTCACGCGCCTTCCGAGGGCTGGTCCGCCTTGCCCTTCTCTAACCCCGGCcgcaacgccagcacccagcccctCTCTCAGCTCTTGAATCTGGATCTGAGCTACAATGAGATTGAGCTCGTCCCCGAGGGCTTTCTTGAGCACCTGACTTCCCTGCGCTTCCTGAACCTCAGCCGGAACTGCTTGCGGGCCTTTGAGGCCCCGCGCGTGGGCTCCTTGCCTTGCCTCGCACGCCTGGACATGAGCCACAATGCGCTGGAGACGCTGGAGCTGGGTGCCAGGGCCCTGGGGTCTCTGCAGACGCTGCTCCTACAGGACAACGCCCTGCGGGACCTGCCCCCGTACACCTTCGCTGGCCTGGCCAGCCTGCAGAGGCTCAACCTGCAGGGGAACCGGGTCAGCCCCTGCGGGGGCCCAGGTGAGCCTGGACCCGTGGGCTGTGTGGCCTTCTCTGGCGTCTCCTCCCTCCGCGTCCTGAACCTGGCGGACAATGAGATGGAGACGCTCCGGGCAGGTGCCTTCCTCCACACTCCGCTGACCGAGCTGGACCTCTCCGCCAACCCTGGGCTGGATGTGGCCACAGGGGCCTTGGCGGGCCTGGAGGGCTCCCTGGAGGTGCTGGCCTTGCAGGGCAACGGGCTGGCCGTCCTGCAGGTGGACCTGCCCTGCTTCAGCTGCCTCAAGCGGCTCAATCTGGCAGAGAACCGCCTGAGCCGCCTGCCTACCTGGACGCAGGCCGTGTCCTTGGAGGTGCTGGACCTAAGGAACAACAGCTTCAGCCTCCTGCCGGGCAGCGCCATGGGCGGCCTGGAGACCAGCCTGCGGCGCCTCTACCTGCAGGGGAACCCCCTCAGCTGCTGCGGCAACGGCTGGCTGGCGGCCCAGCTGCACCAGGGCCGTGTGGACGTGGACGCCACCCAGGACCTGATCTGCCGCTTCGGCTCCCAGGAAGAGGTGTCCCTGAGTCACGTGCGTCCTGAGGACTGTGAGAAGGGGGGGCTCAAGAACGTCAAcctcatcatcatcctcacctTCGCCCTGGTGTGTGCCATCCTTCTCACCACGCTGGCCGCCTGCTGCTGTGTCCGCCGGCAGAAGTTCAACCAGCAGTACAAAGCCTAG